In the Malassezia vespertilionis chromosome 1, complete sequence genome, one interval contains:
- a CDS encoding uncharacterized protein (BUSCO:EOG09262BCZ; TransMembrane:1 (o498-519i); EggNog:ENOG503NUJE; COG:A), with protein sequence MDEGEEQKGAVGRHGMAFCVVCASNQNRSMFAHNALQQAGLFVTSAGTGSAVRLPGSAIDKPNIYTFGTLYDDMYQDLYRKDPKLYEANGLLSMLDRNRRIKPAPERWHDVRRVSDVVITCEERCFDSVCEDLLSRRSELSRAVHVINVDIKDNHEEAEMASHAILDLATRLDKANDVDEEIDGILEELQQRMTNAIPKERHAFLSAPLYAFDLPAGLVPNVHIRSTEDEAYGEVHANDKADSGERVATGTSRAGFAPACTLCPGSVPFPSLCEQRAHFRSLWHRYNLVLKQRGANPPSAPGALHFVTHAELDTLAADAEADMEAAEKEDEEVDTLSALIARLQVNAAPDADDHSTSAKNVYDALRSPLVWFESKPDAAPEMRLANTQLGIYRDVLLASGGLREHASALSALATLQTPPITCRPVKGGWTGKHLQGTRGVGRAIQMQVLDGDGLLPNLDHGDLYDLSDTDESSASDTSADDEAPAEHAPAQTLPPLRLWTFIMQGGGHFAAAVVALNIYSPQRSERARAKGSRVERGIVVLAHKTFHRYTTRRKQGGAQSAQDASGKHAKSAGANLRRYGEAQLRHDIHSLLGRPGWRALIAKSEQVWVRTSMRAANGVLWHWPGSQTSPLDAPYRDRKLSHIPIPTKRPTLGEIMRCFFELTRVKVAHLTPEQLAAQDDAEREAIARALRADAAGHLPPPPPPTTRPRKSKPDRVEAKRHERWERLVAMVRKGKLDTLAQFLARHEEDLLVAPDGRAAIDAPLPDWWQRANKHAKPVPGTLLQLAAAADQPEIVQYLLVERRADPTLPVPQNDDTSKAALRTAYDLCGTKASRAVFRRLMAEQPFWWDWGGMEQGGARVPSALTPAMQEAQASKTRSRRNAMREKMRERDEAKAPSVPEPAPAPAPALPWHATQKPGASVSDAGLSEEVKMRIEREKRARAAEARIQALRK encoded by the exons aTGGACGAGGGCGAGGAGCAAAAAGGTGCTGTGGGACGCCACGGCATGGCGTTTTGTGTGGTGTGTGCGAGTAATCAG AATCGTTCCATGTTTGCGCACAACGCACTGCA GCAGGCAGGATTGTTTGTCACATCAGCAGGCACGGGCTCTGCTGTGCGATTGCCAGGCTCGGCGATTGACAAACCGAATATTTACACGTTTGGCACATTGTACGATGATATGTACCAGGACCTGTACAGAAAAGATCCAAAACTTTACGAGGCGAATGGCTTGCTCTCGATGCTGGATCGCAACCGGCGGATCAAACCTGCACCGGAAAGATGGCACGATGTGCGTCGCGTATCGGACGTGGTCATTACGTGCGAGGAGCGGTGCTTTGATAGCGTGTGCGAGGATCTGTTGAGTCGGCGCTCGGAGCTTAgtcgcgcggtgcatgtAATCAATGTGGACATTAAGGATAATCACGAAGAGGCGGAGATGGCCTCGCATGCAATTTTGGATCTCGCAACCAGA CTGGACAAGGCGAACGACGTGGACGAGGAGATCGATGGGAtcctcgaggagctgcaaCAGCG TATGACGAATGCCATACCCAAAGAGCGCCATGCCTTCCTAAGCGCGCCATTGTACGCATTTGATTTGCCTGCCGGTCTTGTGCCGAACGTACACATCCGCAGCACCGAAGACGAGGCGTACGGCGAAGTGCATGCAAACGACAAGGCCGACTCAGGTGAGCGTGTTGCCACAggcacaagccgcgcaggatttgcgcctgcatgcACTTTGTGCCCTGGCAGTGTGCCATTTCCTAGCCTctgcgagcagcgcgcgcatttccgGAGCCTGTGGCACAGGTACAATCTCGTTTTGAaacagcgcggcgccaacccaccgagcgcgcctggcgcgctgcattttgTCACacacgccgagctcgacacACTCGCCGCGGACGCCGAGGCCGACATGGAGGCTGCGGAAAAAGAGGATGAGGAGGTCGATACGCTTTCCGCTTTGattgcgcgcttgcaagTGAACGCGGCGCCTGACGCAGACGACCACAGCACCTCGGCAAAAAACGTGTacgatgcactgcgctcTCCTTTGGTATGGTTCGAGAGCAAGCcagacgccgcgcccgaGATGCGCCTCGCCAATACGCAGCTTGGTATCTACCGCGATGTTCTGCTCGCGAGTGGCGGACTGCGAGAGCACGCCTCGGCGCTCTCTGCGCTCGCGACCTTGCAGACCCCCCCTATCACATGCCGCCCCGTCAAAGGCGGCTGGACAGGCAAGCATTTACAAGGCACACGCGGCGTCGGCCGTGCGATCCAAATGCAAGTACTCGACGGCGACGGACTGTTGCCCAATCTGGACCATGGCGATCTGTACGACCTTTCGGATACGGACGAGTCGAGTGCTTCAGACACAAGTgcggacgacgaggcgccTGCGGAGCATGCACCGGCCCAGACCCTACCTCCGCTGCGGCTATGGACGTTTATTATGCAAGGCGGCGGCCACTTTGCCGCGGCTGTCGTGGCACTCAACATATATTCTCCCCAGCGCtccgagcgtgcgcgcgcgaaaggAAGCCGCGTAGAACGCGGAATTGTCGTGCTTGCACACAAGACCTTCCACCGATAtacgacgcggcgcaagcagggAGGCGCACAATCAGCGCAAGACGCCTCGGGGAAGCacgcaaagagcgcagGCGCGAACCTGCGTCGCTACGGCGAAGCACAACTGCGCCACGATATCCATTCGCTGCTTGGGCGTCCTGGATGGCGCGCACTCATTGCAAAATCCGAGCAGGTATGGGTGCGCAcaagcatgcgcgccgcaaatgGCGTTCTCTGGCACTGGCCAGGGAGCCAAACCAGCCCTTTGGACGCGCCCTACAGAGACCGCAAGCTCAGCCACATTCCAATTCCCACAAAGCGCCCGACCCTCGGCGAGATTATGCGCTGTTTCTTTGAGCTGACGCGCGTAAAGGTTGCGCATCTGACTCCAGAGCaactcgcggcgcaggacgatgcagagcgcgaagcaattgcgcgtgccttgcgtGCCGATGCAGCAGGGCacttgccgccgccgccgccgcccacAACGCGCCCGCGGAAAAGCAAGCCAGATCGCGTAGAAGCAAAGCGGCACGAGCGCTGGGAACGTCTCGTTGCCATGGTTCGCAAAGGGAAACTTGATACCCTTGCGCAGTTCCTTGCACGGCACGAAGAGGATttgctcgtcgcgcccgacgggcgtgcagcgatcgatgcgccgctcccaGACTGgtggcagcgcgcaaacaagcacgccaagccCGTCCCCGGCACGCTCCTccagcttgccgctgccgccgacCAGCCCGAGATTGTGCAGTATCTGTTAGTagagcgccgtgcagaCCCCACCTTGCCTGTGCCGCAAAATGACGATACTagcaaagcggcgctgcgcaccgcataCGATTTGTGCGGAACAAAAGCGTCACGCGCCGTCTTCCGTCGCCTCATGGCCGAACAGCCGTTTTGGTGGGACTGGGGTGGAATGGAGCAAGGCGGCGCTCGTGTGCCCTCGGCCTTGACCCCTGCAatgcaagaggcgcaagCGTCCAAGACacgctcgcggcgcaatgccatgcgcgagaaaatgcgcgagcgcgacgaagCTAAAGCACCCTCTGTTCccgagcctgcgcctgcacctgcgcctgccTTGCCTTGGCACGCGACACAAAAAcccggcgcaagcgtgtCGGATGCGGGCCTCTCGGAAGAGGTCAAgatgcgcatcgagcgcgaaaagcgcgcacgcgcggcagaAGCACGAATTCAGGCGTTGCGCAAGTAG
- a CDS encoding uncharacterized protein (COG:K; EggNog:ENOG503NX4M) codes for MSGLPKHGLEAEPLDDAVAEGRDAEIAASKYMNELTAKLLGGELAANDAARRANPQNCDVELDSTTAASLEKFMASLKEHLQLAPETWSGSAGKHNYERRRQVHRWTCAEQQTHVRDAIREYMRQEQQATCTPMTTVRCLHASVAQKSYGSEKRFLCPPPAVHIHGRLRHAETIPPSLFVQVQGEEGDHLSGEQLAVLDEAHQARFTELHVTGTGKAKSFRLLLHLLASDDKGPARDAKRARLSDDADTRTARLLESACWASFASAPIGIISKPSKKTAKARSVSAHISTSTQVSLFNRINSQTYRTKYLCAQDGQLSAQSRAWTAFTLVVLERPSQASRDTEDHVLAYGATILFMDSVSGAATDPLLVCKVDRGCIIPPFGDATHAPENADEVYAFGAVNQMQKIALMRCTGDRKVDACTPRSYLCAGAPMPPTAGFGVLGHADDARSLPLNYAPSRPATWHQDNGPQPLLVDEALDAFCWTLVGISHFEYSFIDLDMLHVPSAPPYMGLPLTPFPIVTRMPFYETTTHELAMSVQNFYYSSRDDALQSPAAMLSASRTDTKLETMQIWLGPLGPLPFVATATQDTHETDVLIELPKLKAMLGTQDRRISQCMLPLLFVRGIDGSIYHSGRTIACHDLVAVVRAAGDHGAANALKKLHVGLGESAGAHELADDGAWTLCVL; via the coding sequence ATGAGTGGATTGCCAAAGCACGGACTGGAGGCTGAACCTTTGGATGACGCAGTCGCCGAAGGCCGCGATGCCGAAATTGCAGCGTCAAAGTATATGAATGAGCTCACGgccaagctgcttggcggcgagctcgccgcgaacgacgctgcgcgccgcgcaaaccCACAAAACTGCGATGTGGAACTCGATTCCACCACCGCTGCAAGCCTCGAAAAGTTTATGGCAAGTCTTAAGGAGCATTTGCAGCTTGCTCCGGAAACGTGGAGTGGTTCGGCGGGAAAACATAACTACGAACGAAGGCGGCAGGTGCACCGCTGGACTTGCGCAGAGCAACAAACGCACGTACGCGACGCAATCCGCGAGTATATGCGACAGGAGCAGCAGGCAACCTGCACGCCTATGACCACCGTTCGGTGCTTGCATGCATCTGTCGCGCAGAAATCCTACGGGTCCGAAAAACGGTTTCTGTGCCCTCCGCCCGCGGTGCACATTCATGGGCGGCTGCGGCATGCTGAGACGATTCCGCCCAGCCTCTTTGTGCAAGTCCAAGGCGAAGAGGGCGACCATCTGTccggcgagcagctcgcggtcctggacgaggcgcaccAGGCGCGCTTTACGGAGCTGCACGTCACGGGCACGGGCAAAGCAAAAAGCTTCCGCCTTCTCCTCCATCTGCTTGCGTCGGACGACAAGGGgcccgcgcgcgatgctaaacgcgcgcggctcagcgacgatgcagaTACACGCACTGCGCGTCTTTTGGAGTCTgcgtgctgggcgagcTTTGCATCTGCGCCGATTGGCATCATTTCCAAGCCGTCGAAAAAAACAGCCAAGGCCCGGAGCGTCTCTGCACACATCTCTACAAGCACACAAGTCTCGCTATTCAACCGGATCAATTCACAGACGTACCGCACCAAGTATTTATGTGCGCAGGACGGACAGCTCTCTGCCCAGAGCCGTGCATGGACTGCCTTTACGCTTGTGGTCCTGGAGCGGCCCTCACAGGCATCGCGCGATACTGAGGACCATGTACTAGCGTATGGCGCCACGATCTTGTTCATGGACTCCGTGTCGGGTGCAGCGACCGATCCGCTACTCGTTTGCAAGGTCGACCGGGGCTGCATTATCCCCCCTTTTGGTGACGCGACGCATGCGCCGGAAAATGCAGACGAGGTGTatgcgtttggcgcggTGAACCAGATGCAAAAAATTGCGCTGATGCGGTGCACCGGCGATCGCAAAGTAGATGCATGTACGCCGCGGAGCTACTTatgtgccggcgcgccgatgcccCCCACCGCTGGCTTTGGCGTCCTGGGCCATGCCGACGACGCACGATCGCTTCCCCTGAACTATGCTCCTTCCCGGCCCGCAACATGGCACCAAGACAATGGGCCGCAGCCCTTGCTGGTggacgaagcgctcgacgcaTTTTGCTGGACGCTGGTCGGCATCTCCCACTTTGAGTACTCCTTCATTGACCTCGACATGCTGCatgtgccgagcgcgccaCCGTACATGGGGCTCCCACTCACACCTTTTCCCATCGTTACCAGGATGCCGTTTTACGAGACGACCACACACGAGCTCGCCATGTCAGTGCAAAACTTTTACTATTCTTCGAGAgacgatgcactgcagtcGCCAGCAGCGATGCTTTCTGCGTCACGTACAGATACCAAGCTCGAAACCATGCAGATCTGGCTAGGGCCGCTCGGTCCTTTGCCATTTGTCGCCACAGCCACGCAAGACACGCACGAAACCGATGTCCTGATCGAGCTGCCCAAGCTCAAGGCAATGCTCGGCACACAGGATAGGCGCATATCGCAATGTATGCTTCCCCTCTTGTTTGTCCGGGGCATCGACGGAAGTATATACCATTCCGGCCGTACGATTGCGTGCCACGATCTGGTTGCAgtcgtgcgcgctgctggcgatcatggcgcggcgaatGCGCTCAAGAAACTACATGTGGGGCTCGGCGAGTctgcaggcgcgcatgAGCTGGCCGACGATGGGGCATGGACATTGTGCGTGCTATAG
- the LAS1 gene encoding rRNA-processing protein las1 (EggNog:ENOG503P2TE; COG:S), whose protein sequence is MRLARRTPFYGPPPEALARVHALFFAHANDPAAQNEALEIVRMWMNRAACPQAVEATALLVQSHLQDRDARHGDGVRAMYAMAIVRFVNSVVDSFQTGMYAQSISSIAERIGMPQWLVQVRHMATHEDLPSMSVCREACALALAWLDAHYWQPTLHPGHDAHTAQDTQAETAARQAAAASAAQLLHAYRVHAQALAKDKSLAMRGSPPLARIVAEVEQWVREEVARRAALPQDDGALFRQGARNYEEDGGKQDVAELCTAAVLALLDTQLLLPGALFPARKERRELRTEVSAPLLQEHIELWDPLLCALQTAFPIFLPLLLQVLAQTAAGAKRESAHVAQHWLAYFAMNPAYAAMSTPPSIPRWRHAVNAEMLRHAPHEADVISGETAPPTTLSRLVLQYCLEAPSTTTCALAQEIAHGTPVAARVARLIALHNAPSTDDQDADTLLDAMEARAAFLHGAPHHTPSSPHPEPSAPHPEPSAPHPEPSGPTALRGWAWAGAAWHPTPIGCLQGELLPLFVHDS, encoded by the coding sequence ATGCgtcttgcacggcgcacgccgtTTTATGGCCCCCCGCCAGAGGCACTCGCGCGCGTCCACGCGCTTTTTTTCGCACACGCAAACGATCCTGCAGCACAGAATGAAGCTTTGGAGATCGTGCGGATGTGGATGaaccgcgcggcgtgcccaCAGGCGGTGGAAGCCACCGCACTGCTCGTGCAGAGCCACCTCCAAGACCGagatgcgcggcatggcgaCGGTGTACGTGCAATGTATGCGATGGCAATCGTGAGGTTCGTCAATTCTGTAGTGGATTCGTTCCAAACGGGAATGTACGCCCAGTCGATCAGCAGCATTGCCGAGCGGATTGGGATGCCGCAATGGCTGGTGCAAGTGCGGCATATGGCGACGCACGAGGACCTTCCGAGCATGAGTGTGTGCCGCGAAGCTTGTGCTCTTGCCCTTGCATGGCTAGACGCACACTACTGGCAGCCCACTTTGCACCCAGGCCACGATGCGCACACCGCACAAGATACCCAAGCAGAAacggccgcgcgccaagccgccgctgcgagcgcggcgcagttGCTGCATGCATACCGCGTACAcgcacaagcgcttgcaaaagacaagagcttggcgatgcgTGGATCGCCGCCCTTGGCGCGGATCGTTGCCGAGGTGGAGCAGTGGGTCCGCGAAGAAgtcgcacggcgcgctgctttgccCCAGGACGATGGTGCACTTTTTCGCCAGGGGGCACGCAACTACGAGGAAGACGGGGGGAAGCAGGATGTGGCAGAACTGTGCACGGCAGCCGTGCTTGCCCTCCTCGACACGCAGCTTCTCCTGCccggcgcgctctttcccgcccgcaaagagcgccgcgaacTGCGCACGGAAGTAAGCGCACCGCTTCTTCAGGAACACATCGAATTATGGGATCCATTGCtgtgtgcgctgcagacaGCCTTTCCCATCTTTTTGCCTTTGCTCCTCCAGGTGCTCGCCCAGACTGCTGccggcgccaagcgcgaaaGTGCGCATGTAGCGCAGCACTGGCTAGCGTATTTTGCCATGAATCCTGCGTACGCGGCCATGTCTACTCCTCCCTCCATTCCGCGCTGGCGCCATGCGGTGAATGCCGAGATGCTtcggcacgcgccgcacgaggCCGACGTCATTTCTGGCGagacggcgccgcccaccACCCTATCTCGACTCGTGCTCCAGTACTGCCTCGAGGCGCCATCTACGACGACATGCGCGCTTGCCCAGGAGATTGCACACGGCACGCCCGTTGCCGCGCGTGTCGCACGTCTCATTGCACTGCACAATGCACCGAGCACAGACGACCAGGATGCGGATACACTCCTGGATGCCatggaagcgcgcgctgcttttctgcacggtgcgccgcaccacaCGCCCAGCTCGCCGCACCCAgagcccagcgcgccgcacccagagcccagcgcgccgcacccaGAGCCCAGCGGGCCTACTGCCTTGCGCGGATGGGCGTGggcgggcgctgcatggcaCCCTACGCCGATTGGATGCCTCCAAGGCGAACTACTGCCTCTTTTTGTACATGATTCCTAG
- a CDS encoding uncharacterized protein (EggNog:ENOG503NXUU), producing the protein MALPPALQALSIGPRTAANVLELYVDYLCPFSAKMLANFDAFGVPLLFGQHAAFHGDVRVVVRPVPQPWHASSVLLHETALSVARLCVPDEQRLADPVSNAFWIFSQALMKASPEWYEARARAKTADQVRDELAQLCGQVFASSGKDMLQLNGQPVEQAVRHWTRVSDEGNDGSMIVPEMKYCNGIHVTPTALWNGVVEPSISSSFTEQEWRAFFSERTPKSKA; encoded by the exons atggcgctgcCCCCCGCATTGCAAGCGTTGTCGATCGGTCCGCGCACTGCGGCGAATGTGCTTGAGCTTTAT GTGGACTACCTGTGCCCCTTTTCTGCCAAGATGCTAGCCAATTTTGACGCCTTTGGCGTCCCGTTGCTCTTCGGccagcacgctgcgtttCACGGCGACGTGCGTGTGGTCGTGCGCCCGGTGCCGCAGCCGTGGCATGCTTCGtctgtgctgctgcacgagACTGCACTTAGTGTCGCGCGTCTGTGCGTGCCAGACGAGCAGAGGCTCGCCGACCCGGTCTCGAACGCATTCTGGATCTTTTCGCAGGCGCTCATGAAGGCGAGTCCGGAATGGTACGAGGCACGTGCCCGTGCCAAGACGGCGGACCAGGTGCGagacgagcttgcgcagctctgcGGACAGGTGTTTgccagcagcggcaaggACATGCTCCAGCTGAACGGCCAGCCTGTCGAgcaggccgtgcgccaCTGGACGCGAGTGTCAGACGAGGGAAATGACGGGTCCATGATTGTGCCCGAGATGAAATACTGT AACGGCATCCATGTGACGCCGACTGCGT TGTGGAACGGTGTTGTGGAGCCTAGCATCTCGAGCTCATTCACCGAGCAGGAATGGCGCGCATTCTTCTccgagcgcacgccgaaAAGCAAGGCATAG
- the ADE1 gene encoding phosphoribosylaminoimidazolesuccinocarboxamide synthase (EggNog:ENOG503NVQW; BUSCO:EOG09260LS9; COG:F): MAAALTQTDLPLPLVAKGKVRDVYDAEIADGAFAGALLFIATDRISAFDVVLQNGIPDKGRLLHGMSSYWFDTIVPTVLPSHVLAATWDAFPQHLQQKLAPVRAQVDGRAMLVRRANVIPIEAIVRGYITGSGWAEYQRSGTVHGIKLPEGLQESDKIPGGPLFTPSTKAAQGDHDENIHPDRVAEMLGANLAKRIADAACALYSKAAQHALQHGIILADTKFEFGLVPADAEHHNGELLLVDEVLTPDSSRFWSAADYAPGCAQASFDKQYVRDWMKHAKLDKAAFHGTLVTLPPDVVAKTHEKYAEAYDRITGRRFV; this comes from the coding sequence ATGGCCGCTGCGTTGACGCAAACGGATTTGCCTCTTCCCCTTGTCGCCAAAGGCAAAGTGCGCGACGTGTACGACGCCGAGATTGCTGATGGCGCatttgcaggcgcgctcTTGTTTATTGCGACCGACCGCATCTCTGCATTTGACGTCGTGCTCCAAAACGGGATCCCCGACAAAGGCCGACTCTTGCACGGCATGTCGTCGTACTGGTTCGACACGATAGTGCCCACTGTGCTTCCGTCACACGTCCTTGCCGCGACTTGGGACGCATTTCCCCAGCATCTCCAGCAAAAGCTCGCGCCTGTCCGCGCCCAAGTCGACGGCCGTGCGatgcttgtgcgccgcgcgaatgTGATTCCCATTGAAGCGATCGTGCGTGGCTACATCACGGGCAGCGGCTGGGCAGAGTACCAGCGGAGCGGCACGGTGCATGGAATCAAGCTCCCTGAAGGACTGCAAGAAAGCGACAAGATCCCCGGCGGCCCCCTCTTTACGCCAAGCACCAaggcagcgcaaggcgacCACGACGAAAACATCCACCCCGACCGCGTCGCCGAGATGCTCGGTGCCAACCTTgcaaagcgcatcgccgatgcggcgtgcgctttATACAGCAAAGCGGCTCAGCACGCACTCCAGCACGGCATCATCCTCGCCGATACCAAGTTTGAGTTTGGGCTTGTGCCAGCAGACGCCGAACACCACaacggcgagctgctcctgGTCGACGAAGTCCTCACGCCCGACTCATCGCGCTTCTGGAGCGCTGCCGACTACGCGCCCGGGTGCGCACAGGCAAGCTTTGACAAGCAGTACGTGCGCGACTGGATGAAGCACGCCAAGCTAGACAAGGCTGCGTTTCACGGCACGCTTGTAACGCTTCCTCCTGATGTGGTAGCCAAGACACACGAAAAGTATGCCGAGGCGTACGATCGTATTACAGGCCGTCGTTTTGTGTAG